In a single window of the Photobacterium profundum SS9 genome:
- a CDS encoding MDR family MFS transporter: protein MSPKTIFTSVALVIALGSLEKSIVTTPLPIIGAELNAGQALTWVITAYLLAATAVLPVYGKLSDIFGRVKMLNISILLFILGSVACALSQDLTQLIASRVLQGIGGGGLIALAFTVIADSIPAREVGKYQGYISIVYAVSSIAGPLLGGYFSEQLSWRWIFWINIPLGALAVWMINKNLRHLSVKRASKFDWKGAGLLMTATTLLLLLISPEASLDATIASITLFTVMLLLVWVERKAVDPILPVRLVSLPGYVISVLLILCSQLLMFAVLVYLPLQMQWQKGMTASGSGLLMMIFMFSITTGAYFGGKQIARKGYYKRFVVVGFLLSAIALWLLHFDLYLSAALAAAGLGLGLTLPALSVVVQNVLPAEDRGIGMSLFGFGRELGGAIGVAICATIFHSQVPVVVAEGSENTLAHFDPEALAQGFSMTYAGMAVVAVIAFLLAVFAMKGQALSSDLKPHAVKDK from the coding sequence ATGTCACCTAAAACAATTTTTACCAGCGTAGCACTTGTTATTGCATTGGGTTCATTAGAAAAAAGTATTGTTACCACGCCTTTGCCCATTATTGGGGCAGAGCTAAACGCAGGGCAGGCACTCACATGGGTGATTACGGCTTATCTACTTGCAGCGACGGCTGTTTTGCCTGTTTATGGCAAATTAAGTGATATTTTTGGACGCGTAAAAATGCTGAACATCAGTATTTTACTGTTTATTCTTGGCTCTGTTGCTTGTGCATTATCGCAAGACTTAACACAGTTAATTGCCTCACGGGTGTTACAAGGCATTGGTGGTGGTGGTTTGATTGCCTTAGCATTCACAGTGATCGCAGATAGTATTCCTGCCCGTGAAGTAGGGAAATATCAAGGCTATATTTCAATCGTTTATGCCGTATCCAGTATTGCAGGACCTTTGTTAGGTGGGTATTTTTCTGAGCAGTTATCATGGCGTTGGATTTTCTGGATCAATATTCCATTAGGTGCTCTTGCAGTATGGATGATAAACAAAAACCTAAGGCACCTAAGTGTTAAACGCGCATCGAAGTTTGATTGGAAGGGCGCAGGTTTACTGATGACAGCAACCACCTTGTTACTGTTATTAATATCACCAGAAGCCAGCCTTGATGCAACGATTGCCAGCATTACGTTATTTACCGTTATGCTGCTATTAGTGTGGGTTGAACGAAAAGCGGTAGATCCTATTTTACCGGTAAGATTGGTATCGTTACCGGGGTATGTTATTAGCGTGCTTTTAATTTTATGTTCCCAATTATTGATGTTTGCAGTGTTGGTTTACCTTCCGCTTCAAATGCAATGGCAAAAAGGGATGACAGCGTCAGGCAGTGGTCTGTTGATGATGATCTTCATGTTTAGCATCACAACAGGTGCCTATTTTGGTGGTAAGCAAATTGCTAGAAAAGGCTACTATAAGCGCTTTGTTGTTGTTGGGTTTTTACTCTCGGCAATTGCATTATGGCTATTACACTTTGATCTGTATTTATCTGCGGCCTTGGCTGCGGCGGGGCTTGGCTTAGGGCTTACTCTACCAGCATTAAGTGTGGTTGTTCAAAACGTATTACCAGCAGAAGACCGTGGTATAGGTATGTCATTATTTGGCTTTGGGCGAGAGCTTGGTGGCGCTATCGGTGTCGCGATTTGTGCCACTATATTCCATAGCCAAGTGCCAGTCGTAGTTGCTGAAGGTAGCGAGAATACCCTAGCTCATTTTGATCCAGAGGCGTTAGCGCAGGGTTTTAGCATGACTTATGCGGGTATGGCTGTTGTTGCTGTTATTGCTTTTCTGCTCGCTGTGTTTGCAATGAAAGGGCAAGCGTTATCATCAGATCTAAAACCACATGCAGTAAAAGACAAATAG
- the fdhF gene encoding formate dehydrogenase subunit alpha, translating into MINVTIDGQKFPVNAQQTLLEAAADCNIEIPSLCGLNKNGEKVPCELCVVDVAGQGIQRACEILPVENMIVTTVSEELSSLRQTALNRILSDHYADCEAPCQTACPAGVDIQSYLYHISQDDHVKAVEVIKRTLPMPLSIGRVCPAFCETECRRGLVDEPIAIRQLKRHAADIDLAAQENYVPPKKASKGMSIAVVGSGPGGLTCGYYLTNEGYDVTVFESMPEAGGWLRYGIPEYRLPKAILAKEIELMCRNGMQVLTSKKLGDDFTLTQLTEDYDAVCLAVGASQAVEMNYTGSDLNGCYLGVDYLKDYVTEGCYITGKKVAVIGGGNTAIDCARTAVRDGADTTLIYRRTRDEMPAEDYEIVEAEHEGVKFHFLTNPVENIADANGHVCEIKLEKMALGEADASGRRRPEPTGKYFTEAFDTVIAAVSQKPDLSFMDKEELDLPLTRWNTQDANPNTMHSGLGNVFSIGDFRRGPATAIEAVADGRIAAEAIDRFFDGDMENIPVKLFNSQKERKLKQVAPEQFVEIKKVMRSVMPELSTKERELSFSEVETGFNNDEAMREAARCLECGCQANTDCKLRDYATEYDVAETELTNESCQKFHVDDSSEFIVFDANRCISCGQCVEACNEKAVHGTLSFAKNADGSSASRPECRPGFDKGYSMGDSNCVQCGACVQVCPTGALVDKRDKSQGRIEMLKPVETICTYCGVGCKLTMYVDESLNQIRYVQGVKDSPVNQGMLCVKGRFGFDFVNSKERLTTPLIRKNGELQPASWEEAISLVADKFNAIKADRGGNALAGFSSAKTTNEDNFAFQKFIRRELETNNVDHCARLCHASTVTGLEASIGSGAMTNDIPSIKFSDVVFIIGSDTTAAHPIIASHIKQAIRTGKTRLIVADPKRIDIADHSDLYVAHRPGTDVMLMNGIMQQIIKNDWHDKTYINERTEGFEALKAEVMLDSYAPDKVELVTGVKAQDVIKIAQMIGTANRTAVYYSMGITQHTTGHDNVRSVANLQMLCGNIGIEGGGINPLRGQSNVQGACDMGALPNNFPGYQKVQVPEIHAKFAKAWNKPNLPKEDGLTLTEIIDAACHDQVKGLYVMGENPVLSDPNQAHVIEGLEKLDFLVVQDIFLTETAQYADVVLPSCSFAEKSGHFTNTERRVQRISPAVNPPGEAKEDWWIIQSIANAMGSDWAYQSVKDITEEITQLTPQYAGIHWDRVGRDGLQWPCNDNAPDGTRVMHTSQFTRGKGEMAAIPFRYAAELPDAEYPLILTTGRLLEQFHTGSMTRKTKGLDNLAGPRAMISVVDAERLGVRNGEMLKVSTRRGSIETPAFVTKRMQEGVVFVPFHFAEAPANRLTTTATDPHAKIPEFKVAAVKIEKVRVLVETC; encoded by the coding sequence CCATATTTCTCAAGATGATCATGTTAAAGCGGTGGAAGTCATTAAACGAACACTGCCTATGCCGTTATCCATTGGCCGTGTTTGCCCTGCATTTTGTGAAACTGAATGCCGTCGTGGTTTAGTCGATGAACCAATCGCCATTCGCCAGCTTAAACGACATGCAGCCGATATAGATCTTGCTGCACAAGAAAATTATGTACCGCCAAAGAAAGCATCAAAAGGTATGTCCATTGCAGTTGTAGGTAGTGGCCCTGGCGGCTTAACGTGTGGCTATTATCTAACAAACGAAGGTTACGATGTAACAGTATTTGAATCGATGCCTGAAGCGGGTGGTTGGTTACGTTACGGTATACCTGAATACCGTTTGCCTAAGGCTATTTTGGCAAAAGAAATTGAGCTAATGTGCCGAAACGGCATGCAAGTACTGACCTCGAAGAAGTTAGGCGATGATTTCACACTCACGCAACTAACAGAAGATTATGATGCGGTATGCCTTGCAGTTGGTGCTTCTCAAGCCGTAGAAATGAATTATACCGGTAGTGATCTTAATGGTTGTTATTTGGGCGTTGATTACCTGAAAGATTACGTCACTGAAGGTTGTTACATTACGGGTAAAAAAGTAGCCGTTATTGGTGGAGGTAATACTGCCATTGACTGTGCACGAACAGCTGTACGTGATGGTGCCGATACCACGCTTATTTACCGTCGTACACGTGATGAAATGCCCGCTGAAGATTATGAAATTGTAGAGGCCGAGCATGAAGGCGTTAAATTTCACTTCTTGACAAACCCAGTTGAGAATATTGCTGACGCGAATGGTCACGTGTGTGAAATTAAGCTAGAGAAAATGGCATTGGGTGAGGCTGATGCATCTGGTCGTCGTCGACCGGAACCGACAGGTAAATACTTTACCGAAGCGTTTGATACCGTTATTGCCGCGGTTTCGCAAAAGCCTGATTTAAGCTTCATGGATAAAGAAGAATTAGATCTGCCATTAACGCGCTGGAATACTCAAGATGCTAATCCGAATACCATGCACTCAGGTTTAGGTAATGTATTCAGTATTGGTGATTTCCGTCGTGGACCCGCAACAGCCATTGAGGCGGTTGCAGATGGGCGCATTGCTGCAGAGGCGATTGACCGCTTCTTCGACGGTGATATGGAAAACATTCCAGTTAAGCTTTTTAATTCACAAAAAGAGCGCAAGTTGAAACAGGTTGCTCCTGAGCAGTTTGTAGAGATTAAAAAAGTAATGCGCTCTGTAATGCCAGAATTGAGCACGAAAGAGCGAGAGTTAAGCTTTAGTGAAGTTGAAACGGGGTTTAACAATGACGAAGCAATGCGCGAAGCTGCACGTTGTTTAGAGTGCGGTTGCCAAGCAAACACCGATTGTAAGTTACGTGACTATGCGACCGAATATGATGTTGCAGAAACCGAATTAACCAATGAGAGTTGCCAGAAGTTCCATGTAGATGATAGCTCTGAATTCATCGTGTTCGACGCTAACCGTTGCATTAGTTGTGGTCAGTGTGTTGAAGCCTGTAATGAAAAAGCGGTTCATGGCACGCTAAGTTTTGCAAAAAATGCTGATGGTTCAAGTGCGAGCCGCCCTGAATGCCGCCCTGGCTTTGATAAGGGCTACAGTATGGGTGACTCTAATTGTGTTCAATGTGGGGCATGTGTTCAAGTGTGTCCTACTGGCGCACTGGTCGATAAGCGAGATAAGTCGCAAGGTCGAATCGAAATGCTGAAGCCGGTTGAGACGATTTGTACCTATTGTGGTGTGGGTTGTAAGCTGACGATGTATGTCGATGAATCATTAAATCAGATTCGTTATGTACAAGGCGTAAAAGATTCGCCAGTAAACCAAGGTATGTTATGTGTTAAAGGACGCTTTGGTTTTGATTTTGTAAATAGCAAAGAGCGTTTAACAACCCCGCTAATTCGTAAAAATGGTGAATTACAGCCAGCCAGTTGGGAAGAGGCTATTTCGCTGGTCGCTGATAAATTCAATGCGATTAAAGCCGATAGAGGCGGCAATGCGTTAGCGGGTTTCTCATCGGCGAAAACCACCAACGAAGATAACTTTGCATTCCAAAAGTTTATTCGTCGAGAATTAGAAACGAATAACGTCGATCACTGTGCACGTTTGTGTCACGCATCAACAGTAACAGGATTAGAAGCGTCAATTGGTAGTGGCGCAATGACCAATGACATTCCAAGCATTAAGTTCTCTGATGTGGTGTTTATCATTGGTTCCGATACGACCGCGGCGCACCCGATCATTGCATCACATATCAAGCAAGCGATTCGTACGGGTAAAACACGTTTAATCGTGGCAGATCCTAAACGTATTGATATTGCCGATCATTCCGATTTGTATGTTGCACATCGTCCGGGTACGGATGTGATGCTAATGAACGGCATCATGCAGCAAATTATCAAAAACGACTGGCATGATAAAACGTATATCAATGAGCGAACAGAAGGCTTTGAAGCATTAAAAGCAGAAGTGATGCTCGATAGCTATGCACCAGATAAAGTGGAATTGGTCACGGGTGTGAAAGCGCAAGACGTTATCAAAATAGCGCAGATGATTGGTACTGCTAATCGTACTGCCGTGTATTACTCGATGGGTATTACGCAGCATACAACGGGCCATGATAATGTACGTTCTGTGGCTAACTTGCAGATGTTGTGCGGTAACATTGGCATCGAAGGTGGTGGTATTAATCCACTACGTGGTCAATCTAATGTGCAAGGTGCCTGTGATATGGGCGCACTACCAAACAACTTCCCTGGTTACCAGAAAGTACAGGTGCCAGAAATTCATGCCAAATTTGCCAAAGCATGGAATAAACCCAACTTACCGAAAGAGGATGGGTTAACCCTAACCGAGATTATCGATGCTGCATGTCATGATCAGGTGAAAGGTTTGTATGTAATGGGGGAAAACCCGGTATTGAGTGATCCAAACCAAGCCCATGTAATAGAAGGGTTAGAGAAGTTGGATTTCTTAGTGGTGCAAGACATTTTCTTAACTGAAACTGCGCAATATGCGGATGTCGTTTTACCGTCGTGTTCTTTCGCAGAAAAATCGGGTCATTTCACGAATACTGAACGCCGCGTTCAACGTATTTCACCTGCGGTTAATCCTCCAGGGGAAGCGAAGGAAGATTGGTGGATCATTCAAAGTATCGCAAATGCAATGGGGAGTGATTGGGCGTATCAATCGGTAAAAGACATTACTGAAGAGATCACCCAGTTAACACCACAATATGCGGGTATTCACTGGGATCGTGTCGGTAGAGATGGCCTTCAATGGCCGTGTAACGACAACGCACCTGATGGTACGCGTGTTATGCACACATCTCAGTTTACCCGTGGTAAAGGGGAGATGGCTGCAATCCCGTTCCGTTATGCGGCTGAGTTGCCTGATGCAGAATATCCTCTTATTTTGACAACAGGGCGTTTATTAGAACAATTCCACACTGGCAGCATGACAAGAAAAACCAAAGGGTTGGATAACCTGGCTGGCCCTCGTGCAATGATTTCGGTCGTTGATGCAGAGCGTCTTGGTGTGCGTAATGGTGAAATGCTTAAAGTGTCGACGCGTCGTGGAAGCATTGAAACCCCTGCGTTTGTTACTAAGCGTATGCAAGAAGGTGTGGTATTTGTACCGTTCCATTTTGCTGAAGCGCCTGCCAACCGTTTAACGACGACGGCAACGGATCCCCATGCGAAGATCCCCGAGTTCAAAGTGGCAGCGGTTAAAATTGAAAAAGTACGGGTGTTAGTAGAGACCTGCTGA
- a CDS encoding LysR family transcriptional regulator translates to MKLTQLNAFKAVIECQTVTAAAERLNLSQPAVSRLLSGLEQRLGFNLFIRKGNRLVLSDEGEAFYLEVAKVFEAVSGLDSAADSIRSHHFGSLNIAAMPLLSNAFLPRILAIFLKQSSRMKVGFKTYRSEDVVRRVQSQTTDIGFAFIDEQLAGVKAQKVESECVCLLPASSPLANKMSFDIHDIANQVLIRHEKDITQRRIDQLLHRYNLSTIEHIEVSLASTAAALVREGVGIAITDPFTAHMASEHCDVVMRPLEFALPFEFDILYPALKPIHRHAELFIEQFMLLADEMDIYLKIGSMRDLSDDDTEVHHS, encoded by the coding sequence ATGAAATTAACTCAATTAAACGCATTTAAAGCTGTTATTGAATGCCAAACAGTTACTGCCGCCGCAGAGAGACTCAATTTAAGCCAACCTGCTGTAAGCCGCCTGCTTTCAGGGCTTGAACAACGTTTGGGTTTTAATTTATTTATCCGTAAGGGTAACCGGTTAGTCTTGAGTGACGAAGGTGAAGCATTTTACTTAGAAGTCGCTAAAGTATTTGAGGCGGTGTCAGGTCTTGATAGCGCAGCAGACTCTATTCGTTCACATCATTTTGGAAGCTTAAATATTGCAGCGATGCCCTTGTTATCGAATGCTTTTCTTCCGCGTATCTTAGCGATTTTTTTAAAGCAATCGTCAAGAATGAAAGTCGGTTTTAAAACGTATCGCTCTGAGGATGTGGTGCGACGAGTACAAAGCCAAACAACAGACATTGGTTTTGCATTTATTGATGAGCAGTTAGCGGGTGTTAAAGCACAAAAAGTAGAAAGTGAATGCGTGTGTTTGTTGCCTGCATCATCACCATTAGCCAATAAAATGTCGTTCGATATCCATGATATTGCTAATCAGGTGCTTATCCGCCATGAAAAAGACATTACGCAGCGGCGTATCGATCAGTTATTACACCGTTATAATTTATCGACGATCGAACATATTGAAGTGTCATTAGCGAGTACTGCTGCTGCATTGGTACGTGAAGGTGTAGGTATCGCCATTACTGATCCCTTTACGGCTCACATGGCGAGCGAGCATTGTGATGTTGTGATGCGCCCACTTGAGTTTGCACTGCCTTTTGAATTCGATATTTTATATCCCGCCCTCAAACCGATTCATCGCCATGCTGAACTGTTCATTGAACAGTTTATGTTGCTGGCTGATGAAATGGATATCTACCTGAAAATAGGTTCTATGCGTGACTTAAGCGATGATGATACGGAGGTACATCACAGTTAG
- the nagA gene encoding N-acetylglucosamine-6-phosphate deacetylase, with protein sequence MFALTHVNVFDGHTTLLDQAIIIVQDTITSIVSMKDAKLPAKTFNANGLLATAGFIDIQLNGCGGVLFNTDIRKETLDVMNATNLKSGTTQYLPTLITSQAESMKQAIDMVADINEPSKEGVLGLHLEGPFINKAKKGAHQEHLIRELDEITAYYLADNADKISVITLAPENTSQHVIDILTQAGITVSLGHTNSTYEELAEKYGITMATHLYNAMTPLGSREPGAVGYIFDKKPHAGIIVDGIHSSYASVRIAHQLMGEKLFMVTDAVNPAGTDLTEYDMAGTTAYVTDGKCHYADGTIAGAAITMIEGVRNLIDQVGLTRDEALRMASLYPAKALKLDHEYGQLKAGYKANITLLTDDNQVQHVIQMGKQHDFTAR encoded by the coding sequence ATGTTTGCACTAACGCATGTTAATGTTTTTGATGGTCACACGACCCTTCTAGACCAAGCGATTATCATTGTTCAAGACACTATAACGTCTATCGTTTCGATGAAAGATGCAAAATTACCTGCAAAAACTTTCAATGCTAATGGCTTATTAGCAACTGCTGGCTTTATTGATATCCAATTAAATGGTTGTGGCGGCGTATTATTTAATACAGACATCAGAAAAGAAACACTTGATGTAATGAACGCAACCAACCTTAAAAGTGGCACGACGCAATATTTACCAACCCTTATTACTAGCCAAGCTGAATCAATGAAGCAAGCTATTGATATGGTTGCTGATATTAATGAGCCAAGTAAAGAAGGTGTATTGGGTTTACACCTTGAAGGTCCCTTTATTAATAAAGCTAAAAAGGGAGCGCACCAAGAGCACTTAATTCGTGAACTTGATGAAATAACAGCGTACTACCTTGCTGATAATGCAGATAAAATTAGCGTAATAACACTTGCACCAGAAAACACCTCGCAGCACGTTATCGATATTTTGACACAGGCTGGCATTACAGTGTCACTTGGCCACACTAACTCGACATATGAAGAACTTGCTGAAAAATATGGCATCACAATGGCTACGCATTTATATAATGCGATGACGCCACTTGGCTCTCGTGAACCTGGCGCTGTCGGTTATATTTTCGATAAAAAGCCACATGCTGGCATCATTGTTGATGGCATTCACTCTTCATACGCATCTGTTCGTATTGCCCACCAGCTAATGGGTGAAAAGCTATTTATGGTAACAGATGCCGTTAATCCAGCAGGCACAGACTTAACCGAATACGACATGGCTGGAACAACGGCTTACGTAACTGATGGAAAGTGCCATTATGCCGACGGTACTATCGCAGGTGCTGCAATTACCATGATTGAAGGTGTAAGAAACCTTATTGATCAGGTTGGGCTTACGCGTGATGAAGCATTGCGTATGGCTAGCCTCTACCCAGCAAAAGCATTAAAACTTGACCACGAATATGGTCAGTTAAAAGCAGGTTATAAAGCGAATATCACATTGCTAACTGATGATAATCAGGTGCAGCATGTTATTCAAATGGGTAAACAACACGACTTTACTGCTCGCTAA
- a CDS encoding NAD/NADP-dependent octopine/nopaline dehydrogenase family protein, which produces MSNRVSIIGSGNAGLTAAYHFSLHGAKVCLYGAVGFDQPLTDIEQRGGIEALSAFNDVSLAYAGFQAIDAISRDLAETVAYSDLLILPVPSFAQEPLFIEMLPHLRDGQIVMLMPGNYGSLVLNRIKAEQGYGDLDITFVDAISIPWATRIVGPAELAILGMKEFLPVAAFPASKTDEAIAKLQPVMPLPLKELDNVINAGLENINFGGHPLLTTLSMGLLENFDGQFNYYKDCCSISTAKAAAVMEGERIQIGKALGLELIPELDAMNALYAMQCENVYEVNRTSETHGKLNSAPNSASNRYITEDAAYLLVPCYELGQLTGVNTPLVTSCLHIDNAYNDTDYFKEGRTLEKMGLADMSVKEIMDFVA; this is translated from the coding sequence ATGTCCAATCGAGTCTCTATCATTGGGTCTGGTAATGCAGGGTTAACCGCGGCGTATCACTTTTCATTACATGGTGCGAAGGTGTGTTTATACGGTGCTGTGGGTTTTGATCAACCGCTTACTGATATCGAACAACGTGGCGGTATTGAAGCATTAAGTGCATTTAATGATGTGTCATTGGCTTATGCTGGTTTCCAAGCCATTGATGCCATTAGTCGTGATTTGGCTGAAACCGTTGCGTATTCTGATTTACTGATTTTACCTGTCCCATCATTTGCACAAGAACCGTTATTCATTGAGATGTTACCGCATTTGCGTGACGGTCAAATAGTGATGCTAATGCCGGGTAATTATGGTTCATTGGTGCTTAATCGTATTAAAGCAGAGCAGGGTTATGGTGATCTCGATATCACCTTTGTGGATGCAATCTCAATTCCATGGGCGACCCGTATCGTTGGTCCTGCGGAGCTCGCGATTCTGGGAATGAAGGAATTTCTACCTGTTGCGGCTTTTCCTGCTTCTAAAACAGATGAGGCTATCGCTAAGCTGCAACCAGTGATGCCATTACCATTAAAAGAACTCGATAATGTTATTAATGCGGGTTTAGAAAACATCAACTTTGGCGGGCATCCATTGCTCACGACCTTGAGTATGGGGTTACTTGAAAATTTTGATGGTCAGTTTAACTATTACAAAGATTGCTGCTCTATTTCAACGGCTAAGGCTGCTGCAGTCATGGAGGGAGAGCGCATCCAAATTGGTAAGGCTCTAGGGCTTGAATTAATCCCTGAGCTTGATGCCATGAATGCGCTATATGCCATGCAATGTGAAAATGTGTATGAAGTGAACCGTACATCAGAAACACATGGGAAACTGAATAGCGCCCCTAATTCAGCTTCTAATCGTTATATCACGGAAGATGCAGCTTATCTTTTAGTGCCTTGTTACGAGTTGGGACAACTGACAGGAGTGAATACACCGCTCGTGACATCATGTCTGCATATTGATAACGCCTATAACGACACTGACTATTTTAAAGAGGGTCGTACCTTAGAAAAAATGGGGCTCGCAGACATGTCAGTAAAAGAAATAATGGACTTTGTTGCATAA
- a CDS encoding hydrolase — protein sequence MLDANNTALVIIDVQGKLAQIMADKDALFSNVETMVKGAAILDLPTLWVEQLPDKLGGTIAEISDNLPNKEPIVKNTFSAYQTAEFVSALEATGCKNVLVVGIEAHICVYQTVMNLLDAGYGVEVITDAVSSRNVQNKTIALNKMQQAGAQLSCTEMVLFELQAVAQGERFKQILKIIK from the coding sequence ATGCTTGATGCTAACAATACAGCGCTCGTGATCATTGATGTTCAAGGTAAGCTGGCTCAAATCATGGCAGATAAAGATGCCCTATTCAGTAATGTAGAAACCATGGTTAAAGGAGCTGCTATTCTCGATTTACCCACTCTTTGGGTTGAGCAATTACCCGATAAGCTTGGTGGCACTATTGCTGAAATTTCAGATAACCTTCCTAATAAAGAGCCCATTGTAAAAAATACATTCAGCGCATATCAAACGGCTGAATTTGTCTCGGCATTAGAAGCGACGGGTTGTAAAAATGTGCTTGTTGTTGGTATCGAAGCGCATATCTGTGTGTATCAAACCGTGATGAATTTATTAGATGCAGGTTATGGCGTAGAAGTGATTACTGATGCTGTATCGTCAAGAAATGTACAAAATAAGACGATTGCATTAAACAAAATGCAGCAAGCTGGCGCGCAGCTATCTTGTACTGAAATGGTGTTATTTGAATTACAAGCAGTGGCACAAGGTGAGCGATTCAAGCAGATATTGAAGATTATAAAGTAA
- a CDS encoding DmsC/YnfH family molybdoenzyme membrane anchor subunit, which translates to MYWSDWPFLLSSALTQVTIGAFIVLAFVILSGKLCFGQSERVHKAMPVFWLLLFVALTLREASLMVDQVYSVYTFGTEVLMVTVFFVLANVYWFAEKNLFGSDRFRSLLLIVALMSGLIYLTHGLIVRTNQWLIASHFIATTLCGGTLFAHTLLVRSEHKVEEVNRYLPIVGALIAVVCLLTGLPQVGELAARVDSHNELGPFIAQVLSLGLLLAGVGVWLIPLLTRSKPVLGVMIFALTLMLFSSYLAAVGYTLV; encoded by the coding sequence ATGTATTGGTCTGATTGGCCGTTCCTCTTATCTAGCGCGTTAACACAAGTAACAATAGGTGCTTTTATTGTCTTGGCATTTGTCATTCTTAGCGGGAAATTATGCTTCGGGCAAAGCGAGCGTGTACATAAAGCCATGCCTGTATTTTGGCTGCTATTGTTCGTCGCTTTAACGTTACGTGAAGCAAGCTTAATGGTTGACCAAGTTTACTCGGTATATACATTTGGTACTGAAGTGCTCATGGTGACGGTGTTTTTTGTGCTAGCCAATGTGTATTGGTTTGCTGAAAAAAACTTGTTTGGCTCTGATCGATTCAGATCTCTGTTACTGATTGTGGCATTAATGAGTGGTTTGATTTATTTAACGCATGGTTTAATCGTTAGAACGAATCAATGGCTTATTGCTAGTCACTTTATTGCCACCACACTATGTGGCGGCACGCTATTTGCTCATACCTTGTTGGTGAGGTCTGAACATAAAGTCGAAGAGGTAAATCGCTATCTTCCTATTGTTGGGGCTTTGATTGCGGTGGTTTGCTTACTAACAGGGTTGCCACAAGTGGGTGAACTTGCTGCACGAGTAGATAGCCACAATGAATTAGGACCATTCATTGCGCAGGTATTGAGTTTAGGTTTGTTATTAGCGGGAGTAGGTGTATGGCTAATACCCTTACTAACACGTAGTAAGCCCGTGTTAGGCGTTATGATCTTTGCACTTACCTTAATGCTATTTTCATCGTACTTAGCGGCTGTAGGTTATACGCTAGTTTGA
- a CDS encoding LysR family transcriptional regulator, with the protein MKLDDLDLFLTVVKAGSFASAARQRAIPTSTLSRRIQQLETDTGRKLLVRHAKDMSLTKDGQLLVQQFSTVFDDIHLRLESVDKEKEDFSGVIVINAPIIPLKHQIGPLALEFAKLHPKVQICFQLGNQNNYHLRGDIDIALRFGHQPASDWVAKRLSHNPSVICTTPDYLNDKPDLTHPNQLVRYDLLSPSPQQRWVFNHISGESVKFIPNARIQSDELDTIHRAAVAGLGIARLPEWYTKKSFENGELIQLFPDWQMEGSDVALLYPQRKLLSERTQALIDFIFEHWKPFESL; encoded by the coding sequence ATGAAACTGGATGATTTAGACCTTTTCCTTACTGTCGTAAAAGCCGGAAGTTTCGCATCAGCCGCAAGACAAAGAGCCATTCCGACCAGTACGCTAAGCAGAAGAATACAACAACTTGAAACCGATACTGGCCGCAAGTTATTGGTACGCCATGCAAAAGATATGAGCTTAACGAAAGATGGACAGCTACTTGTTCAGCAATTTTCGACTGTATTTGATGATATTCACCTTCGACTTGAAAGCGTCGATAAAGAAAAAGAAGACTTTTCTGGCGTTATTGTTATCAATGCTCCCATTATTCCACTCAAGCACCAAATTGGCCCTTTAGCGTTAGAGTTTGCAAAGCTACATCCTAAAGTACAAATATGCTTCCAGTTAGGGAATCAAAATAATTACCATCTTCGCGGTGATATTGATATTGCCTTACGCTTTGGTCATCAACCTGCTTCTGATTGGGTCGCAAAACGTTTGTCACATAACCCATCAGTAATATGTACGACCCCTGACTATCTAAATGATAAACCAGACCTAACCCACCCTAACCAATTAGTACGTTACGACCTGTTATCGCCAAGCCCTCAGCAACGATGGGTGTTCAACCATATTAGTGGCGAAAGTGTAAAGTTCATCCCGAATGCACGCATTCAATCTGATGAGCTAGATACTATCCATCGTGCTGCCGTTGCAGGATTGGGCATAGCACGTCTTCCTGAATGGTATACAAAAAAATCCTTTGAGAATGGCGAGTTGATTCAATTATTTCCTGACTGGCAAATGGAAGGATCTGACGTTGCACTGCTATATCCACAAAGAAAGCTACTGTCAGAGCGCACTCAAGCGCTGATTGACTTTATTTTTGAGCATTGGAAACCTTTTGAGTCACTATAG